Proteins encoded in a region of the Deinococcus aerius genome:
- the pfkA gene encoding 6-phosphofructokinase, with protein MTDIDPVTVHPNPAGVKRLAVLTSGGDAPGMNAAIRAVVRTATHQGIEVVGVRRGFSGLHRGNMAIIGARDVANTIQRGGTILLTARSHTWRTPEGRAKGAEYLREWGVDGLIVIGGDGSFHGGYYLQQEHGIPVIGVPGTIDNDLYGTDHTIGYFTAVETALDAVDKLRDTGASHERIFVIEVMGRHAGHIALEVAVAGGAEEVFIPEDPRPVDGVVATVQESLAKGKASSIIIVAEGFPGGAQGVADAIEAGTGLETRVSILGHIQRGGTPVSSDRVLASRLGEAAVYALMDGMRGVMVGRMNGEISYTPLEETWEKRKDVSRDLYRCAKTLSV; from the coding sequence GTGACCGACATCGACCCCGTAACCGTCCACCCCAACCCCGCCGGGGTCAAGCGCCTGGCCGTCCTCACCAGCGGGGGGGACGCGCCCGGCATGAACGCGGCGATCCGCGCGGTCGTCCGCACCGCCACCCACCAGGGCATCGAGGTCGTGGGGGTGCGGCGGGGCTTTTCCGGCCTGCACCGCGGCAATATGGCGATCATCGGCGCGCGTGACGTGGCGAACACCATCCAGCGCGGCGGCACCATCCTCCTGACCGCGCGCTCGCACACCTGGCGCACGCCCGAGGGCCGCGCCAAGGGGGCCGAGTACCTGCGCGAGTGGGGGGTGGACGGCCTGATCGTGATCGGCGGCGACGGCTCCTTCCACGGCGGGTACTACCTTCAGCAGGAACACGGCATCCCGGTGATCGGCGTGCCGGGCACCATCGACAACGACCTGTACGGCACCGACCACACCATCGGCTACTTCACCGCCGTCGAGACCGCTCTGGACGCCGTGGACAAGCTGCGCGACACGGGCGCCTCGCACGAGCGCATCTTCGTGATCGAGGTGATGGGCCGCCACGCCGGGCACATCGCCCTGGAGGTCGCGGTTGCGGGCGGCGCCGAGGAGGTCTTCATCCCGGAGGACCCCAGGCCGGTGGACGGCGTGGTCGCCACCGTGCAGGAGAGCCTGGCGAAGGGCAAGGCGAGTTCCATCATCATCGTCGCCGAGGGCTTTCCGGGCGGCGCGCAGGGCGTGGCCGACGCCATCGAGGCCGGGACCGGGCTGGAGACGCGCGTGAGCATCCTGGGCCATATCCAGCGCGGCGGCACCCCCGTCAGCAGCGACCGGGTCCTCGCCAGCCGCCTGGGCGAGGCCGCCGTCTACGCCCTGATGGACGGTATGCGGGGCGTGATGGTGGGCCGGATGAACGGCGAGATCAGCTACACCCCCCTGGAGGAAACCTGGGAGAAGCGCAAGGACGTGAGCCGCGACCTGTACCGCTGCGCGAAGACGCTGAGCGTGTAG
- the rsmI gene encoding 16S rRNA (cytidine(1402)-2'-O)-methyltransferase codes for MTPEPSSPRVWLVPTPVGNLGDITLRAVEVLRGADAVACEDTRRTGALLTHLGIGKPLVRLDAHTMHRAGQVLEQYPRLAYVSDAGTPGISDPGAELVRAAVAADIPVEVLPGPTAFVPALVLSGLPNARFTFEGFLPRSGRERRERLEAIAARPETTILYESPHRLAATLADLARACGETRAASVTRELSKRFEETARGPLAELAARFEEGTRGEIVVVVAGRPTGEAVPGEEVPDHAALARTWAGEGRGAREIRELLMGQGLRKNDAYALALAVTQET; via the coding sequence GTGACCCCCGAGCCCTCCTCCCCCCGCGTCTGGCTTGTGCCCACGCCCGTGGGCAACCTGGGGGACATCACCCTGCGGGCGGTGGAGGTGCTGCGCGGGGCGGACGCCGTGGCCTGCGAGGACACGCGGCGGACAGGGGCGCTGCTCACCCACCTGGGGATCGGCAAGCCCCTCGTCCGTCTCGACGCCCACACCATGCACCGCGCCGGGCAGGTGCTGGAACAGTATCCCCGCCTCGCCTACGTCTCCGACGCGGGCACGCCGGGCATCAGCGACCCGGGGGCGGAACTCGTGCGGGCGGCGGTCGCGGCGGACATCCCGGTCGAGGTGCTGCCGGGGCCGACCGCCTTCGTCCCGGCGCTCGTGCTGTCGGGGCTCCCGAACGCCCGCTTCACCTTCGAGGGCTTCCTGCCCCGCTCGGGCCGCGAGCGCCGGGAGCGCCTGGAGGCCATTGCCGCCCGCCCCGAGACGACCATCCTGTACGAGAGCCCCCACCGCCTCGCCGCCACGCTCGCCGACCTGGCCCGGGCGTGCGGCGAGACGCGGGCCGCCAGCGTGACCCGCGAACTCTCCAAGCGCTTCGAGGAGACGGCGCGCGGCCCGCTGGCGGAACTCGCGGCCCGGTTTGAGGAGGGGACCCGCGGCGAGATCGTGGTCGTCGTCGCGGGCCGACCCACAGGGGAAGCCGTGCCCGGCGAGGAAGTCCCTGACCACGCCGCCCTCGCCCGGACCTGGGCGGGCGAGGGCCGGGGGGCCCGCGAGATCCGGGAATTGCTGATGGGCCAGGGTTTGCGTAAGAATGACGCTTATGCGCTGGCCCTCGCGGTCACGCAGGAGACCTGA
- a CDS encoding 23S rRNA (pseudouridine(1915)-N(3))-methyltransferase RlmH: MRLHLITVGEPRLAYARAGWDEYEKRLRRYHKVQVTRVAGKTQVQESEAIGRAAGRAPLILLDPRGTQFTSGGLSAFLDAQAVGGTGELAFAIGGPEGHADALRAGASRLWSLGQLTLPHDLAMIVLLEALYRAATISAGEPYHRGG, from the coding sequence ATGCGGCTGCATCTGATCACCGTCGGCGAACCCCGGCTCGCCTATGCCCGGGCAGGCTGGGACGAGTACGAGAAGCGGTTGCGGCGCTACCACAAGGTCCAGGTGACGCGGGTGGCCGGGAAGACACAGGTTCAGGAGTCCGAGGCCATCGGCCGGGCGGCGGGCCGCGCCCCCCTGATCCTGCTCGACCCACGCGGCACCCAGTTCACCAGTGGGGGCCTGAGCGCCTTCCTCGACGCCCAGGCGGTCGGCGGCACGGGAGAACTCGCCTTCGCCATCGGCGGCCCCGAGGGGCACGCGGACGCGCTGCGCGCCGGGGCCTCCCGGCTGTGGAGCCTGGGGCAACTCACGCTGCCGCACGACCTCGCCATGATCGTGCTGCTCGAAGCCCTGTACCGGGCGGCGACGATCAGCGCGGGGGAGCCGTATCACCGGGGAGGGTGA
- a CDS encoding insulinase family protein, giving the protein MTTQTRTALPAAGDRLGRYTVERVESLPEMQGTLILLRHDLGARHAHVSREDDNLAFGVTFPTVPRDSTGVAHILEHVVLMGSQKYPVPDPFFAMIPRSLNTFMNAMTASDWTTYPFSTRNEKDFYNLLGVYLDATFFPLLRYESFLQDGHRFEFETPDDPTTPLKLQGVVYNEMKGAMASPGAVMWRAFGKALYPDLTYANNSGGSPEDIPNLTYEGLRAFHAAHYHPSNAFFYTYGKLDLPRVLIEIETQVMSKFSPQTLDVSIPDQPNFTEPRRVDVTYPGTDVERGGQVSVIWKLGHTTDPDANLRWSVLSDVLLGNPAAPLTRPLIESGIGSALADLSGYRDNFREGAFAAGLKGLSAGKAAEVQALVLDTLAAIVRDGIDPELIESSLHQFEISQREVSNSGYPYGLQVMFRLLGPWLYGGDPVTGLRLEAELESLRTDLAQGRVFEPMIQRGLLDNPHRVTLVLAPDPDLAARTEQAERELVARLSEGFTDEDRARIVRESLQLQSLQEQESDVNVLPTLTLEDVPPTVLRVPYTTEEAGRALIGRVPQPTGGLTYLDVQVRLPEVPGDLLDTLPLYAYAVTRSGAAGQDYLALARRIEAVTGGVSASVGVGGRPDDLDALRLTVTFSGKALARNGEGLVGVLRDLIAAPEFTRERLEQLLKQRLAGLKASVVNAGNAYAERLAAAQVSPAGFIEEHFSGLTALENLKRIVEGDELDALLERLNRVRDLILTGQPRLCLTATQADLGLDLTPITGEFTGEAPVGTPAPRTLSTGPQARVTDSPVAFNAAAFRTVPYTHPDSPALLVLSRLLRSEYLLKEIREKGGAYGGGAAFDARGGVFSFSSYRDPHITRTYEVFRGARQFLDTELGEREVTEAILSASKTLDPLTSPDTAGRLRFYGDQAGFTPEVQEAYKARLLKVTLEDLKRVTDTWLTPERAGYALVAGRDPNAETGALGLHFEVQTV; this is encoded by the coding sequence ATGACCACACAAACCCGGACTGCCCTGCCTGCCGCTGGCGACCGGCTGGGGCGTTACACCGTCGAGCGGGTCGAGAGCCTGCCCGAGATGCAGGGCACCCTGATCCTCCTGCGCCACGACCTCGGCGCCCGGCACGCGCACGTGAGCCGCGAGGACGACAACCTCGCCTTCGGGGTGACCTTTCCCACCGTGCCCCGGGACTCGACGGGCGTGGCGCACATCCTCGAACACGTCGTCCTGATGGGCAGCCAGAAGTACCCGGTGCCCGACCCCTTCTTCGCCATGATCCCGCGCTCGCTGAACACCTTCATGAACGCGATGACCGCGAGCGACTGGACGACCTATCCCTTCTCCACCCGCAACGAGAAGGACTTCTACAACCTGCTCGGCGTGTACCTCGACGCGACCTTCTTCCCGCTGCTGCGCTACGAGAGCTTCCTGCAAGACGGCCACCGCTTCGAGTTCGAGACGCCGGATGATCCGACCACGCCGCTGAAGCTCCAGGGCGTCGTGTACAACGAGATGAAGGGCGCGATGGCCTCCCCCGGCGCGGTCATGTGGCGCGCGTTCGGTAAGGCGCTGTACCCCGACCTCACGTACGCGAACAACTCCGGCGGCTCGCCCGAGGACATCCCCAACCTGACCTACGAGGGGCTGCGGGCCTTCCACGCCGCGCACTATCACCCCAGCAACGCCTTTTTCTACACCTACGGCAAGCTCGACCTGCCCCGCGTGCTGATTGAAATCGAGACGCAGGTGATGAGCAAGTTCTCGCCCCAGACGCTCGACGTGAGTATTCCCGACCAGCCGAACTTCACGGAGCCCCGGCGGGTGGACGTGACCTACCCCGGCACCGATGTCGAGCGTGGCGGGCAGGTCAGCGTGATCTGGAAGCTGGGGCACACGACCGACCCCGACGCCAACCTGCGCTGGAGTGTGCTGAGCGACGTGCTGCTCGGCAACCCGGCCGCGCCGCTCACCCGCCCGCTCATTGAGTCGGGGATCGGGAGCGCGCTGGCCGACCTCTCCGGCTACCGCGACAACTTTCGGGAGGGGGCGTTTGCGGCTGGGCTCAAGGGATTGAGTGCGGGGAAGGCGGCGGAGGTGCAGGCCCTCGTCCTCGACACCCTGGCGGCCATCGTCCGGGACGGCATCGACCCCGAACTTATCGAGAGCAGCCTGCACCAGTTCGAGATCAGCCAGCGCGAGGTGTCCAACAGCGGGTATCCGTATGGCCTTCAGGTCATGTTCCGCCTGCTGGGGCCGTGGCTCTACGGCGGCGATCCGGTGACGGGCCTGCGCCTGGAGGCCGAGCTGGAGAGCCTGCGGACCGACCTCGCCCAGGGGCGCGTGTTCGAGCCCATGATCCAGCGGGGCCTCCTCGACAACCCCCACCGCGTCACCCTCGTCCTCGCGCCCGACCCCGACCTCGCCGCGCGGACCGAGCAGGCCGAGCGCGAACTCGTGGCCCGGTTGAGCGAGGGATTTACCGACGAGGACCGCGCCCGCATCGTGCGCGAGAGCCTGCAACTCCAGTCCCTCCAGGAGCAGGAGAGCGACGTGAACGTGCTCCCGACCCTGACGCTGGAGGACGTGCCGCCCACCGTGCTGCGCGTGCCTTATACCACCGAGGAGGCGGGCCGCGCGCTGATCGGGCGGGTGCCCCAGCCCACCGGGGGCCTGACGTACCTCGACGTACAGGTGCGGCTCCCCGAGGTTCCGGGCGACCTGCTGGACACCCTCCCCCTGTACGCCTACGCGGTCACCCGCAGCGGCGCGGCCGGTCAGGACTACCTCGCCCTCGCCCGCCGCATCGAGGCCGTGACGGGCGGGGTAAGTGCCAGCGTCGGTGTGGGCGGTAGGCCCGACGACCTGGACGCCCTGCGCCTGACCGTCACCTTCAGCGGCAAGGCGCTCGCCCGCAACGGGGAGGGGCTGGTCGGCGTACTGCGCGACCTGATCGCCGCGCCCGAATTCACCCGCGAGCGGCTGGAGCAACTGCTCAAGCAGCGCCTCGCCGGGCTCAAGGCGAGCGTGGTGAACGCCGGGAACGCCTACGCCGAACGCCTCGCCGCCGCGCAGGTCAGCCCCGCGGGCTTCATCGAGGAGCACTTCAGCGGCCTCACCGCCCTGGAGAACCTCAAGCGCATCGTCGAGGGCGACGAGCTCGACGCCCTGCTGGAACGCCTGAACCGCGTCCGCGACCTGATTCTCACGGGGCAGCCCCGGCTGTGCCTCACCGCCACGCAGGCGGACCTGGGGCTGGACCTCACGCCGATTACGGGGGAGTTCACGGGAGAGGCCCCAGTCGGGACCCCCGCGCCCCGCACCCTCTCCACCGGTCCCCAGGCGCGCGTCACCGATTCGCCCGTCGCCTTCAACGCCGCCGCCTTCCGCACCGTGCCCTACACGCACCCCGACAGCCCGGCGCTGCTCGTCCTCTCCCGCCTGCTGCGCTCGGAGTACCTGCTCAAGGAAATCCGCGAGAAGGGCGGCGCGTACGGCGGCGGCGCGGCCTTCGACGCCCGGGGCGGCGTGTTCTCCTTCTCCTCCTACCGCGACCCGCACATCACCCGCACGTACGAGGTGTTCCGGGGCGCCCGCCAGTTCCTCGACACTGAACTCGGGGAGCGCGAGGTCACTGAAGCCATCCTCTCCGCAAGCAAGACGCTCGACCCCCTCACCAGCCCGGACACGGCGGGCCGGTTGCGCTTCTACGGCGACCAGGCGGGCTTCACCCCCGAGGTGCAGGAGGCGTACAAGGCCCGGCTGCTCAAAGTCACACTGGAGGACCTCAAGCGCGTGACCGACACCTGGCTCACCCCGGAACGTGCCGGGTACGCCCTCGTCGCGGGCCGTGACCCCAATGCGGAGACGGGGGCGCTGGGGCTGCACTTCGAGGTGCAGACGGTCTGA
- a CDS encoding Ig domain-containing protein — MRQANPGWALLVCGALLVSCGSSTNSTTGTTSTSASDPLYFTTTSLPVGYVAEPYDTTIAVAGGSGPYTMRVASGTLPPGVTLQGQRLSGKPTKLGTYTFTLETSDANLSSKVQSYTLNVNELPPLALRPQLPAAEIRGETRIPLNITAPRSARAARMVWDLPEGVRVTRVQPAEAGGVLFWKQSGRTVTVDMGFKTVPRNGARVALLSVKPSKVVTLDTNRFAFQARDGEGKVLAEVKMPDAPKPATTAPTTPGKTPTATPATPTTTPTTPGTPNIPVTPPSPQPPSEGGDS, encoded by the coding sequence ATGCGACAAGCCAACCCCGGCTGGGCACTGCTGGTGTGTGGGGCGCTGCTCGTCTCCTGCGGCAGCAGCACGAACAGCACCACCGGCACGACCAGCACGAGCGCGAGTGACCCGCTGTACTTCACGACGACCAGCCTGCCCGTGGGCTACGTTGCGGAGCCCTACGACACGACCATCGCGGTGGCGGGGGGCTCGGGACCCTACACGATGCGGGTCGCCTCGGGCACCCTGCCCCCCGGCGTGACCCTGCAAGGGCAGCGTCTCTCGGGCAAGCCCACCAAGCTCGGCACCTACACCTTCACGCTGGAAACGTCCGACGCCAACCTCAGCTCCAAGGTGCAGTCGTACACCCTGAACGTGAACGAGTTGCCGCCGCTGGCCCTGAGGCCCCAGCTTCCCGCCGCCGAGATTCGCGGCGAGACGCGCATTCCCCTGAACATCACGGCGCCCCGGTCGGCCCGCGCGGCGCGGATGGTCTGGGACCTGCCCGAGGGCGTGCGGGTCACGCGCGTGCAACCCGCCGAGGCGGGCGGCGTGCTGTTCTGGAAGCAATCGGGCCGCACCGTGACCGTGGATATGGGCTTCAAGACGGTGCCCCGCAACGGCGCGCGGGTGGCGCTCCTGAGCGTCAAGCCGTCCAAGGTCGTCACGCTCGACACCAACCGCTTCGCCTTCCAGGCCCGCGACGGTGAGGGCAAGGTGCTCGCCGAGGTGAAGATGCCCGACGCGCCGAAGCCCGCCACGACGGCGCCGACCACCCCGGGCAAGACGCCCACTGCCACCCCGGCGACCCCGACCACCACGCCGACAACACCGGGCACGCCGAATATCCCCGTCACGCCGCCCAGCCCCCAGCCACCCAGTGAGGGGGGTGACTCGTGA
- a CDS encoding RNA-binding S4 domain-containing protein gives MTQGARPPREERDTIDLQDFLKLRGMVETGGEAKFRVQGGEVRVNGEIETRRRKKLRRGDVVEYAGERVRVDW, from the coding sequence ATGACTCAAGGCGCACGGCCCCCCCGCGAGGAGCGCGACACCATCGACCTTCAGGACTTTCTCAAGCTGCGCGGGATGGTCGAAACCGGCGGCGAGGCGAAGTTCCGGGTGCAGGGCGGCGAGGTGCGGGTGAACGGGGAGATCGAGACGCGGCGGCGCAAGAAGCTGCGGCGCGGCGACGTGGTGGAGTACGCGGGCGAGCGCGTGCGGGTGGACTGGTGA
- a CDS encoding DUF1684 domain-containing protein, translating to MSGYAEAVADFRRRKDEHFASGRGPLTGEELQGFRGLSYYPPDPAWAFTLPIERADGEEVTLATNTGEPRVMARFGTVRVKLPGGAQTLTLYAPPGDEVPDRVFVPFRDATSGTETYGAGRYLDAPLQQTADGLGVTLDFNLAYHPYCAYGEGWTCPLPPRENWLGEAVRAGERLPEGGEPQEP from the coding sequence GTGAGCGGTTACGCCGAAGCCGTCGCTGACTTCCGGCGCCGCAAGGACGAGCATTTCGCCTCAGGGCGCGGGCCACTGACGGGAGAGGAACTGCAAGGGTTCCGGGGCCTGAGCTACTACCCGCCGGACCCAGCCTGGGCCTTCACCCTTCCAATTGAGCGGGCGGACGGCGAGGAGGTCACCCTGGCGACGAACACGGGCGAGCCGCGCGTCATGGCCCGCTTCGGCACCGTCAGGGTGAAGCTCCCGGGAGGAGCGCAGACCCTCACCCTTTATGCACCTCCCGGCGACGAGGTGCCCGACCGGGTCTTCGTCCCCTTCCGCGACGCGACGAGTGGGACGGAGACGTATGGCGCGGGGCGTTATCTGGACGCGCCGTTGCAGCAGACGGCGGACGGCTTGGGGGTGACGCTCGATTTCAACCTTGCCTACCACCCGTACTGTGCCTACGGCGAGGGCTGGACCTGCCCCCTCCCGCCGCGCGAGAACTGGCTGGGGGAGGCGGTGCGGGCGGGTGAGCGGTTGCCGGAAGGTGGCGAGCCGCAAGAACCTTGA
- the lepB gene encoding signal peptidase I has product MPRVTPASTRPQPGASGLRTFWRVWVLGALLPVWVFTTFVATFARVDGNSMNPTLHHGDLLLLLKYPRWLRAWGLPTSYPQRGDLIIFKAPADSPYSYETLWGVRHRPYNVKRVLALPGDTVAIEDGRVVVNGQPVAESYVNGGVLTDQPPLRVPPGKVWVLGDNRLVGESLDSRAYGPVDLRDAAGPADLRLWPNPGNVGR; this is encoded by the coding sequence ATGCCCCGCGTGACTCCGGCCTCCACCCGCCCGCAGCCTGGCGCCAGCGGCCTGCGGACCTTCTGGCGCGTCTGGGTGCTGGGGGCGCTCCTGCCGGTCTGGGTATTTACGACCTTCGTGGCGACGTTTGCCCGAGTGGACGGCAACAGCATGAACCCCACCCTGCACCACGGCGACCTGCTGCTGCTCCTCAAGTACCCGCGCTGGCTGCGCGCCTGGGGCCTGCCCACGTCTTACCCCCAGCGGGGCGACCTGATCATCTTCAAAGCCCCCGCTGACAGCCCCTACAGCTACGAGACGCTGTGGGGCGTGCGTCACCGCCCCTACAACGTGAAACGGGTGCTGGCCCTCCCCGGCGACACGGTCGCCATCGAGGATGGCCGGGTGGTCGTGAACGGGCAACCGGTCGCCGAGAGTTATGTCAATGGCGGCGTGCTGACCGACCAGCCCCCCCTGCGCGTCCCCCCCGGCAAGGTGTGGGTGCTGGGTGACAACCGCCTGGTCGGGGAAAGCCTCGACTCACGCGCGTACGGCCCAGTGGACCTGAGGGACGCCGCTGGCCCCGCCGACCTGCGGCTGTGGCCGAATCCGGGGAACGTGGGCCGCTGA